Below is a genomic region from Trichoderma asperellum chromosome 2, complete sequence.
ACTCTTGGACAATATGCGTTGCTGTATGTAGCCGCGGTTCCTAGACATAATGAACTGAAATCATACCCCTCCTTCCTCCTTGTCTCAGTAGGAATCAATCATCCTTCCCATTTTGACTCGATGGCAAGGCAActtctctcttgcttgtTTTgaagtcttcttcttttcagaATTGCTTCTCtaactttcttcttcttaacaATACGACCCCattatattttcttagctCAAGTGACGCTTTTTGTTGGACGAGCAACATGGCTTATAACTTCTTGAATGATCCCATGACTCCCTCCAAGGATCCGATATCGTTAGACGGACCGCCGCCGGACAATCTTGTGCCCTCTGGATTTGTCGAGTCTCGAATACGGCAACTCAATATCATGTCAAGCAAAGACCGCCCCAAGCTTCAGAATTCGCTCCATGTCGCGAACGTGCGTGAAGGCGAAGAGGTTTGCAGCCCGGCTTGCCAGGGTACACGGCTTGAGGTCACTGCTTCACCTCCAGTTGGACATTCGTATCCGGGCTTGAGAATTAATGACAGTCACAGCGATGACAACGGAGTTGCTTGGGAAGCGACATCGATAAGTGCTCATATGTACAATGTAAAGCCAAATTTGAGAGCATCAAGATCAACCAATTCTATGGGCTTACAGAGCCCAACTCGGGGTCCTAGCAGATTCCAGGGCTCGCGCAGGTCAAACCGAGCCGGCGATTCAAATTTGGACTAGAAGTCTTCTGGGCGTTCCCAGGCCAACCCGCGAGCATCACTTTCGACTATCCAGACCGCACAGCCGGCTCTAGACAACTCTGCAGAGGAACAGAAAGACGCACTGGATATGTTTGACATGTTTGGCGTCTCACGGCCTGAAGGTTGGCTATCAGATGGCCGAGAACAACAGCAGGTTTCACGAATGAAAACTATCCAAGTATGTCATTCTTGTGGTGGGTTCTTGCATGCACGATCACGCTGCGCAAGGTGCGGTCATGAATTTTGCTTCAAATGCAAAACAGAGCTGGTGAGTGCTTTAACTACGCCCCTTCCGACAGGTCGCATACGTACGCAAGAACAACAGAAGCCAGAGCTAGGGGCGCGGCGCCAAGGGGTAGCTCACAGCCAAAGCCTTGGGAGTTTATCTGAGCCCCTGAGTAGGGAAGGCAGAAGTAGGCGACATGCAGCCCCAGATCACAAGAGCAGGACTAACTTTGGAATGCAGTGAGCCATCAGCTACCTCAATCAAAGAGCCGCGACTCAATCACTTGCAAAGAAAGTCAACCAGAACGCAGTGAGATAGAAAGGCAGGCACGTCACCAATTTCGATATGAACGCCGACAGCGTCTGGAGAAATCCTACAGTGACATGATTAGCCATGAACAACGCTCCAGCTGCCCAACTTGTCATACAAATAGCGATCCTGCAAGGCATAGCATATGTTGCCTCGCTCACCACTCTCCACTGAGGCGACAAATGGTTGATCGACCTAGCTTgagcaaagaagaggcgACATACGAGAGTAGCTCAAAAAACTCCTTCAAATCCATATATAGGCCAAACGAAGCTGAAATGGATGTCGTTTTGTCCACTTCACTCTCATCTAATTATAAGACTGCAGAGCCTTTCTTGTCTCAGCCACCGGAGTATGAGGCTTTGTCTGAGGGTAGAGCAGGTGAGTATGGGACTAGCATTGCTATAACGTCACTGGAGTTAAACGATGCTGATAAATACCGATATATATAAGACGTAGTTGTATCACCCTCGCAAGGACTTTGTACTAATGACCAATGGACTGACAATACCTTGCGAACTTCACCTCGCCAAAGAGCACATGATCTTGCCGACGATGTCACTACAAATACTCAGAGGGCGCCTCATAGCTTACACAGCATTGACGAAGATATTTTCTGGACGAAGGCACAAGGTCCAAGCACGTTTCAGCGAATTATTATGTCTGAGAATGGTGACGAAAACACTTCAATGTTGAGTTTGGAAAAGGCTGAGATTGAGAATTTGGATTTAGCAAATTCAGGGGCCTCTCCACTAGGCAAGGCTGTTTCAAAGACAACCGTGGCCTCGCAGTGTACACCACTATCTCGAGAAAATAGCAGTCCAGCAGAGCATCAGTATGAGTCCAAGCATGAGCCGACAAAGGATACTGAGGCAAACGAGCAACAGGAGTTACTACAGAACACTAGAAGCTCGCCCACCAGAAAAGCAACCGATTTAATCTCAAAAACGCcaggagcaggagaaggaggaggagctggagaaacGATTGGATTTCAAGATTCGCTGAGGAAGGCCGCCGTCGCCAATTCAACAAAGAGTCCCAAACAAAACATTGAATCTTCTGACGCCTCAACGTGGAGACAACAATTGAGAAAAGTCGGAGATACATTACTGTCGAGGAGCAACTCCCTCAAAAAGACACATTCGCCATCAACTCTCGGATCTCAGTTACACTCTCCCCAATCTCCAGCTGTATTTCTTCATAACGAAAGAATATCCGCCAGCTCATCAAGACGACATGAAGTAGAGACCAAAGAGCGAGCATTTGGGGCACACAAGCAGATGGGATCTATAGACGACAACATGGAAAATGTTGTGGAAGAAATTGCTGAAATTGCTGAAACAGAGCCAAAGATAACTCTTACAGCCCCTGATGAGGATCCTGAGATGCCTATCAGTCACCACATCTGTGAATGGCGCTCACGGTATTTGGGGCTAAGTACTGCATTTGATAAACTGAAAAGCGAGTTAGATATCGCGCTACAACACCAATCAAATCCAGATAACGTTGAACAAGGGCTGGGGACGGCTTCGCGTCATGATCAATACAATGACTACGGCATCGAGGGTCTAACTATTATCGTGCACAGAAGATACAAAGAGGATTTAGTTCTCAATACAGAtttgagagaagaagagttgGGCGATATTGGAGAGTAATCAGCGAAGCTTGTTCAGTGGCTAGCAAGGTAAACAGTGGGGTTTGTGTCATGTCTAAGATGCATTATATGAAAGTATTCGTTACCTGTATCACGAGGAGCTGTTTTGATCGACGATTTGGTAGACCAATGTCTGAATAATAGGAAGTCCatgagtaaaaaaaaaaaaatcaatatcAACAACTATTAACTACAGAAAGCCTTATAACACacacaaagaaaaagctgaACTTGGTGATATTCTAAAATCGCGAGCTACTTCCTGCGGCCCAAAACGAGAAGTAAAATGAgttgaaaatgaagaagcCAATAGCTCCCTCTCCCGCTGTTCCACGCCAAGCGGCAGGTATTGCGCACTATTGACGTTGATACGCAACTAGACCGACGCTGCCTAATGTACTAGACGGCCTGCGTGCTGTCATTCGCTACACTAGATATTGGATATCACTTTCAGGGGAAGGGTCCTACAATACACAAACTCTCTTGTCTATTGGACAAACCAAGGGGGTGTATGTCTCCATCTGAGTCAACGCGAGTGTAACGACGGTACGCAAAGGAAGCAAAAAGATTGGGCTGGGTTTGGACACTTTTGACTGGACGAATATACGAAAAGCACTATACATAGAGCCATTGtcgatctttttttttttttttctggatagtcataggtaggtagtagctATCCCCAACCTGATTCTCACGTCCCGTCATTCCTCATCCGACCTCTCACCGCACAAACCAAATACTTACTACATAATACCTACTGCTAACTAACTaactgactgactgactgactgactgactgacaAGACGGAGAGGGCAGGTCCATTAGAAAAGACAACAAAGATTCGTTGTCATATGCAGCATGTGCGTGGACTATCCTCAATGCCAAATCACATGCCTTTTTATTACCCCATTGCTCGTTGTCACAACATAAGTCCCTtgataagagagagagagagagtgaaaCAGAGAGAAATAGACACCCCCCATTTTCTCCATCAAACCCCCATGGGCAAGACTTTCTTTCTGCCCAGCCCcctcgtttttttcttcctatTCTTTTCTTAAACTCCCCCCTTGTCTTTCCCTTccgtgtgtgcgtgtgtgttgTACTGTAGTTTTAGGCGTATGTCTAGGTGGCGGCCATAGCAGGATCATCCTTCATGGGTTCTCTGCCTCTCTGCCGCGTCTGCAAAATGCACTTATTCCCAAATATGGGTTGATTCGACTTCGTTGGCGGCCCGGGCCCCCTCCCCATATTCCCCCATCCCCCAATCCCCGTGATGGATGGGCCGGGTCCTCCTCGTCTCGTGGCATCGAATAAGCGCAAAAGGGAAAACGTGCTAATGCCAAAATGCCAAAATGCCAAATATTAGCTGCTGCGGATGCTATTCCCAGCGTGGCTTTGCGTCAGAAGCGGGCATCTTTGCAGTAGACGACTACTATCTGTATGTAggtatacatacatatgaCCACGGAATAtcatgtactccatactaCTGTGCTATCATGAACAAAATGCCAACATGTCAATGGGGTGTGAAACTGGACTATCCACACGCATGAAATGTACCTTGTTGATGCTACAAAGGGCCTCATCTGTTGGCGAGGCCGCTCGCCCTGATGACACCGCACTCGCTTTCTGCGCACCCGCTGGCGGTACTACTCTAACCGTAACACGTGGGAATGGTCTTATTTCTGCTGTTCTATCTTTTGGGGGCAGCTGGGGCTTCGGCACGGCCGCGGTTAACGAACCCGGGGGAAAAACCAATAACaataggtaggtattactactactgcgTCTGTGCGTGAGAAAGAATGGTATGCTTTGCGTTATATCGGTGTAAATTAGAGCAAAAAGGCTCTAACAAGTTGGCGAGACGGACGAAGCAAAAGGAGCGGTCTgtaaaacagaaaaaaagaaaagaaaggcatgGTCTTGGCGGCATGTCTTTGAATGAAAGCATGCTTTGTACAGCTGCAATGCAATAGTAAAccgggagaagaaaaagccacTACTATTCTTAGATGCTTATGCTCTCATCTGCGACGATTGCTAGGGGTGAAAGACAGAGCAGCGGGGAAaaccaaagatgaagaattgCGAGACAGCAGGGCAGCAATAATGGTCCAGCGGAGGCATCAATCGGGTCTGCGAGGACGTCCTCATGAGGCCATCGTGAGACTTGAGCCTCCCTTTCCCCCAATTCACCCTcgcagctttcttttttttttttttttttttttttttttttttttttcaccgaCACGTTCAAAAAGAGACGAGGGCGATGGAGCAAGTTGGTTAGGGGAGCCCGGTCAGCTATGCCAACACACCCATGTCAGCCCAACAGCGGGACAGCCCTTTTCAGGTTGCCAGCACGCCGGGTCCATTCGTCTGCCTCGCAGGATCAGCAGGGTTCGGCCATGGGCAACATGGACGAGGTGGGGAGCTGATACTAGTACAGTACGTATGATACTAGGCAGTACTACCTAGTCTGAACTGACAGCACTTCGAACACGCAAAAAGGAGGGAGGTCTGAGGTGGCAGAGTTTGACAGGATGGAGTTGCTGTGAATGGCGCTCTGTGATGTGAGCGGGCATGAGGCCAAACCCACAATGGAGACGGGCATGCCGTTTCGAGCATATCAGGCATGGCATGAATGGAACCAAGTGTCTAAACTGTCCACAGACACTCTGTATATACTGGTACTCCCTGTGTTCGTCTAGATCTGGACTCGCATGCGTCTCGCCGTTGTTGAAGACAAAGAGTGCAGAGGGCCGATGATGGAGAGCCACGATTGGCCACCGTGATCAGCACGCCCGACACCATGTTTGCTGCGCTTGTGGGGTTGCTTTCGCGCAAAAAAGCAGAAGGTTGGGGCCTTGACGAGCGCGTTGACGGGTGAGTGAGAGGCGGATGAATGGACAACGAAACGAGGATCAGCCAGCCAAAGGACTTGACTGGCTGGCTAAGCACAGGCGGGTATCCGTGACATGGCCGGGCAAGGTCCTCTACCTGCATGGAGGCATACGGCGTGCCTCGTGTATTCCAGCAAAGTAGTATTTCATACCTGCTCCGTCACAAGCATCTGGAACGGGGTTTGCTGCGCGACAAAGTACGTACAGCACGCCCTGCGTCTACCTCAGGTCAGCATCTTATGGCTTGCACAGCAGCACTTTGATTCTTTTCCGTAATAGTCGTCCCAGCTAGATCTCCCTGCTCTCCCTTTCTCCCGTGAGAACGCATTCCCCGTGAGAACACCAAGACAAATAAGTCGCAGGCTCACGACACAATAGGCGGCCCGCTAATGCTTTCGTGCTGTTCCAAAGCCCAAAGGGGGTTTAGAGAGGCTGGGAACCCCTGGCCCCGGctctacttttcttttcgttgttctttttcttggttcTGCTGTCTTGACCGGGGGggaggttaaaaaaaattacccGGAAGAAAGCGGTGTAGGAAGCGGCAGTAATCCATCCGCGGCGCCTATGTGCTTTTGTCGATGGTTGCatgcagtagtagtagccaCAAATGAGGTCGGCAGATAAAgcaggagagagagcagcattGTAATCCCAAACACCAACCAAATAGCTCCAGCTTGGCCCATAAGAAGGCCTTCAGAAGGCTGAGAAGGCTGAGAAGGCCGAAAATCACAGCATCACAAACACGCTCTCTCCCAATCGCTCTCCCCCTATCGCTCTCTCCCTCAATCCATCCGCCCTTTCTTAGAAGGCAGAGCGTAGCAAGCGAACATCTTGACCGCATCAATGCTAGCCGAGCTTCGttgtctcttctcccccccttgCACCAACGCCCGCTCTCACGGCCCAGAAATCCCGTCGCAAGTCTTGGCTCTGATATCCAGATCGAGATGCCTGCAGCACGCACTTGCTTTAGTCTGTGTATCGTATGCATAACGATAGCGCCGCACGTTTTCCTTTTGCATCTCCCCTGTTCCTTGTTTTTGTGTCTCTGCTGTTTCCTACTTGTACCGCTACTAGTAGTTCCTGCAGGCCAAGTGGCCCTGTGTGTGCATTTGCGTTTGCTTGGGAGAGAACTGCAGCCGCATGCTACGCTGGCTGCGCTAGGTGGCCTCAGGGCGCCGAGAGACGCCCCGGTCGTTCTCAAACTTGCAGCATAGTGCTATTTGGGGGCCGTTTATCGGCCAGGCTTGTGCCTTCTAGCACGAGTAGCGCTCCTACTTGTATTCTTTGCACGTCTGCGAGCTTTCGAGAATACGTTTCCCCTGTCTTCCCGGCTCTGGTCAAGGGCAATTAGGCTAGAGCCGCCCATTGATCTCCACTTTgttcttttgttcttctcaTGACTCTCTGCAGCCATTGCCTCTCCATAATGGCGGCTCATCTAGTGGAATGCTAGTACAAGAGCTCCGTAGTAGTTGGGCAGATGCCCTGGTCCAAAGCGACGTGACCGAACCGCCCCGAGCGTGCGGGGCCGGGAATCCGGAGACCGGGGCCGGGGGTCGTAGCAGGCGGTGAAGCGGAACCAGGGGTTTAGAATGGGGGTCGCTTGAAGTCGGGTCTGCAAGTcaggctggcgatgaagccaAGGTTTGGGCAACGGATAGCAGCGGTGAGCAATGGCTCTCTTACTCTCTATCCCCATCCTGCTTCAAGACTGTTTACTGTAGGAGTATCGTATGATGGCTGGGATGAGCCAGGCTTTGCATTGACCGGATATATGCCAGCTTCCTATACTGCTGACCGGTTCTTGAGCTTTGACATTAGAGGGGCCCTCCTCAGTAGGACTGAAGTAGGTTTATCCATGTCAAGCTCAAGCCACCAGATCGATCTGCATGAACAGATGGAGGATATTGTGGGCTTGATGTGCCATTAGCATGTACCAGTACGTTGTTATGCCATATTGCCATCTCAGAAGATGCCCATTGTTATCATCTTCCGCAGCacagagagagcagaggcgATCATCGAAAGCGAATGcttcaaagctgctgctggccatgtGACGAAGCCAAGCGTATAGCATCCTTTGgtaaatctttttttctcaatcGACCACTCCTTACGTCTATTCGTAGACGGCACATCTATTGATGTCACAGTACGGAGCGCCTACCTATCCGTGTATGGTGTATGCATCTTGGGCTTCCTTTGCAGGCGGTCTGTCCCAGGATTGCATACTTGGCGTCCTGTAGGCGGGCCTAACGCCCATTTGGGAATATCTAGCTTCCtattgtttgcttgcttccgTAAAGCAAACAGGGCGTATGAAAACCCGGCAGTAGTAATAGTTAACAATTGGGCATGCTTCAGGATTTGTATTTTCGAAAGAAGAGTTGTTCGACTATGGATTGCTTTGGACCAAGTTGAACATCTCCAATTGTGTCAAGGGTCTATGTAGTATCAGGCGTATATGTTTTCCGCTAGTCAGGCTCCTCTCGCTCGTAACCAATGCGATGTCGGCGTTAAAGCTCCAGTTGCAAGGGCAAGTGCTTGTTACTGTCGATGCCCTTTGGTTATAACTTGAACTTGAAAAGCTCCAATCCCGTAGTCCCCACATCAACCTTAAAGACACTACCGCCATACTTCTT
It encodes:
- a CDS encoding uncharacterized protein (EggNog:ENOG41); protein product: MVDRPSLSKEEATYESSSKNSFKSIYRPNEAEMDVVLSTSLSSNYKTAEPFLSQPPEYEALSEGRADVVVSPSQGLCTNDQWTDNTLRTSPRQRAHDLADDVTTNTQRAPHSLHSIDEDIFWTKAQGPSTFQRIIMSENGDENTSMLSLEKAEIENLDLANSGASPLGKAVSKTTVASQCTPLSRENSSPAEHQYESKHEPTKDTEANEQQELLQNTRSSPTRKATDLISKTPGAGEGGGAGETIGFQDSLRKAAVANSTKSPKQNIESSDASTWRQQLRKVGDTLLSRSNSLKKTHSPSTLGSQLHSPQSPAVFLHNERISASSSRRHEVETKERAFGAHKQMGSIDDNMENVVEEIAEIAETEPKITLTAPDEDPEMPISHHICEWRSRYLGLSTAFDKLKSELDIALQHQSNPDNVEQGLGTASRHDQYNDYGIEGLTIIVHRRYKEDLVLNTDLREEELGDIGE
- a CDS encoding uncharacterized protein (EggNog:ENOG41) translates to MAYNFLNDPMTPSKDPISLDGPPPDNLVPSGFVESRIRQLNIMSSKDRPKLQNSLHVANVREGEEVCSPACQGTRLEVTASPPVGHSYPGLRINDSHSDDNGVAWEATSISAHMYNVKPNLRASRSTNSMGLQSPTRGPSRFQGSRRSNRAGDSNLD